The following coding sequences are from one Streptomyces sp. V3I7 window:
- a CDS encoding FmdB family zinc ribbon protein translates to MPTYQYQCTECGEGLEAVQKFTDDALTECPSCAGRLKKVFSAVGIVFKGSGFYRNDSRGSSSSSSTASKSSSSSSSSSSSTSSSSSSDSKTSSSSSSSSSSSSPAA, encoded by the coding sequence GTGCCGACCTACCAGTACCAGTGCACCGAGTGCGGCGAGGGCCTCGAGGCGGTGCAGAAGTTCACCGACGACGCCCTCACCGAGTGCCCCAGCTGCGCCGGCCGCCTGAAGAAGGTGTTCTCGGCCGTCGGCATCGTCTTCAAGGGCTCCGGCTTCTACCGCAACGACAGCCGCGGCTCCTCGTCGAGCAGCAGCACGGCCTCGAAGTCGTCGAGCTCTTCGTCCTCGTCGTCCTCGTCGACCTCGTCTTCGTCCTCCTCCGACTCGAAGACGTCCTCGTCGTCCTCCTCGTCGTCGAGCTCGTCGAGCCCGGCCGCCTGA
- a CDS encoding DUF6227 family protein produces the protein MSVPYETAEHEPAESPESPEEHLARLLGRALNSFELPDEVIRQLDCALAHDSSLHSAHHSAGLHRETYRHTWLLHDGSAVTLWELVHNTAPGSDPQHEVYVDEEELRTATGRLPLPPETPDFELPVLVQLSPIPEPRHMYVPDGSADHARRLLRRAENADRPDAETTALLATALAHQITQAFGRPGRTARPGLSFSLYEHAFLLRDGRELSLWEVEHTATPDGRHMCEVYASEDAAREAMDRRAARHR, from the coding sequence TTGAGCGTTCCGTACGAGACGGCTGAGCACGAGCCGGCCGAGTCGCCCGAGTCTCCGGAGGAGCACCTCGCGCGGCTCCTCGGCCGTGCCCTGAACTCCTTCGAGCTGCCCGACGAGGTGATACGACAGCTCGACTGCGCGCTGGCGCACGACAGTTCGCTGCACTCCGCCCACCACAGCGCGGGGCTGCACCGCGAGACGTACCGCCACACCTGGCTGCTCCACGACGGTTCGGCGGTCACGCTGTGGGAGCTCGTCCACAACACGGCACCCGGCAGCGATCCGCAGCACGAGGTGTACGTCGACGAGGAGGAACTGCGCACCGCCACCGGGCGGTTGCCGCTGCCGCCGGAGACGCCGGACTTCGAACTGCCGGTACTGGTGCAGCTGTCGCCGATCCCCGAGCCGCGGCACATGTACGTGCCGGACGGCTCGGCCGACCACGCACGACGTCTGCTGCGCCGCGCGGAGAACGCGGACCGGCCGGACGCCGAGACGACCGCGCTGCTGGCGACGGCCCTCGCCCACCAGATCACCCAGGCCTTCGGCCGCCCGGGGCGCACCGCCCGGCCGGGACTGTCCTTCTCGCTCTACGAGCACGCGTTCCTGCTGCGCGACGGCAGGGAGCTGTCGCTCTGGGAGGTCGAGCACACGGCGACGCCCGACGGGCGCCACATGTGCGAGGTGTACGCGTCGGAGGACGCGGCCCGGGAAGCCATGGACCGCCGGGCCGCCCGCCACCGCTGA
- a CDS encoding low temperature requirement protein A produces MTSSSAPGPASPDAQHHPQHPRPLRRLTARGRTEAHRVSSPLELFFDLCFVVAIAQAGMELVHAVAGGHAGGGVLNYAMVFFAIWWAWMNFTWFASAYDNDDVLYRVVTLVQVAGALVLAAGVSQAFEHRDYLLVWLGYVIMRLAMAAQWLRAARSAEGTERTAALRYAGGVLLCQVGWLGLVVLPEPARLWVFLVMVIVELCVPLFAEKARATTWHPHHIAERYGLFTIIVLGETIAAATVAVKSALAAHGGLETLLPIAAGGLLTVFSAWWIYFVVPIHGYLRSSRQAFQWGYGHYLIFASAAAIGAGLEVSVEQAVGEAKISTLAASAAVTLPTALYLVTVWVLHSRHFKIGPFQQLLQPVTALLVLGCTFLDEWAVLATGLVCAASLAVGVTLAARTGPRGRRREAPATA; encoded by the coding sequence ATGACGTCGAGTTCCGCACCGGGCCCCGCCTCCCCGGACGCACAGCATCACCCGCAGCACCCCAGACCCCTGCGCCGCCTGACCGCCCGCGGACGCACGGAGGCACACCGGGTCTCCTCACCGCTCGAGCTCTTCTTCGACCTGTGCTTCGTCGTGGCGATCGCCCAGGCGGGCATGGAGCTCGTCCACGCCGTGGCGGGCGGTCACGCCGGTGGCGGCGTTCTCAACTACGCGATGGTCTTCTTCGCGATCTGGTGGGCCTGGATGAACTTCACCTGGTTCGCGTCGGCGTACGACAACGACGACGTGCTCTACCGGGTCGTCACCCTGGTCCAGGTCGCTGGCGCGCTGGTGCTGGCCGCGGGTGTCTCCCAGGCCTTCGAGCACCGCGACTACCTTCTCGTCTGGCTCGGCTATGTGATCATGCGGCTGGCGATGGCCGCGCAGTGGCTGCGGGCGGCGCGATCGGCCGAGGGCACGGAGAGAACGGCGGCCCTGCGGTACGCGGGCGGTGTCCTGCTCTGCCAGGTCGGCTGGCTCGGCCTGGTGGTCCTGCCCGAGCCCGCGCGCCTCTGGGTGTTCCTGGTGATGGTGATCGTCGAACTGTGCGTGCCGCTGTTCGCGGAGAAGGCCCGCGCCACCACCTGGCACCCACACCACATCGCCGAGCGGTACGGGCTGTTCACGATCATCGTGCTGGGCGAGACGATCGCCGCGGCCACCGTCGCCGTGAAGTCCGCGTTGGCCGCGCACGGCGGGCTGGAGACCCTGCTGCCGATCGCGGCGGGCGGACTGCTGACCGTCTTCTCCGCCTGGTGGATCTACTTCGTGGTGCCCATCCACGGGTATCTGCGCTCCTCCAGGCAGGCGTTCCAGTGGGGGTACGGCCACTACCTGATCTTCGCCTCGGCCGCCGCGATCGGCGCCGGGCTGGAGGTGTCGGTCGAGCAGGCGGTGGGCGAGGCGAAGATCTCCACCCTGGCCGCCTCGGCGGCGGTGACCCTGCCGACGGCGCTCTACCTGGTGACCGTCTGGGTGCTCCACTCGCGCCACTTCAAGATCGGCCCCTTCCAGCAACTGCTCCAGCCGGTCACGGCGTTGCTGGTGCTCGGCTGCACCTTCCTCGATGAGTGGGCGGTGCTGGCGACGGGCCTCGTGTGCGCGGCGTCCCTGGCGGTCGGCGTGACCCTGGCCGCCCGCACGGGTCCGCGTGGGCGGCGAAGAGAGGCGCCCGCCACCGCCTGA
- a CDS encoding RNA polymerase sigma factor RpoD/SigA, whose protein sequence is MATRAVARRKSATGETADSASVRAHSGEIADRDLVGMYLDEIARTPLLDAAKEVELSQAIEAGVFAQHVLDGDEESATDATRDELVALVAEGERAKDVFIRSNLRLVVAVARRYPRSGLPLLDLIQEGNAGLVRAVEKFDYRKGFKFSTYATWWIRQAITRSIADQSRTIRLPVHLVEELGRIRRVQREFNREQGREPEPAEIAAELGSTPERVIDVLDWARDPVSLNMSVDDEGETQFGDLLEDTSAVTPEQSVLTLLRSEELDDLIGRLDQRTASIIKMRYGIEDGRERTLTEVGKEHGLTRERIRQIEKHALLELKKLARDTGFDAAA, encoded by the coding sequence ATGGCAACCCGTGCCGTCGCCCGTCGTAAGTCCGCCACCGGCGAGACGGCCGACTCGGCAAGTGTTCGCGCCCACAGCGGAGAGATCGCCGACCGCGACCTGGTCGGCATGTACCTCGACGAGATAGCGCGCACGCCGCTGCTCGACGCCGCCAAGGAGGTCGAGCTGTCCCAGGCCATCGAGGCGGGCGTGTTCGCGCAGCATGTCCTCGACGGCGACGAGGAGTCCGCGACGGACGCCACTCGTGACGAACTCGTGGCCCTGGTCGCGGAGGGCGAACGGGCCAAGGACGTCTTCATCCGCTCCAACCTCCGCCTGGTCGTGGCCGTGGCCCGTCGCTACCCGCGCAGCGGCCTGCCCCTGCTCGACCTGATCCAGGAGGGCAACGCTGGCCTGGTGCGCGCGGTCGAGAAGTTCGACTACCGCAAGGGCTTCAAGTTCTCCACGTACGCGACCTGGTGGATCCGTCAGGCGATCACCCGCTCGATAGCCGACCAGTCCCGCACGATCCGGCTGCCCGTCCACCTGGTCGAGGAGCTCGGCCGGATCCGGCGCGTGCAGCGGGAGTTCAACCGGGAGCAGGGCCGTGAGCCCGAGCCCGCGGAGATCGCCGCCGAGCTCGGCTCCACGCCGGAGCGCGTGATCGACGTGCTCGACTGGGCCCGCGACCCGGTCTCCCTGAACATGTCGGTGGACGACGAGGGCGAGACCCAGTTCGGCGACCTGCTGGAGGACACCTCCGCGGTCACCCCCGAGCAGTCGGTGCTCACGCTCCTGCGCAGCGAGGAACTGGACGACCTGATCGGCCGTCTCGACCAGCGCACGGCCTCCATCATCAAGATGCGGTACGGCATCGAGGACGGCCGGGAGCGCACCCTGACCGAGGTCGGCAAGGAGCACGGTCTGACGCGCGAGCGCATCCGCCAGATCGAGAAGCACGCCCTGCTCGAACTGAAGAAGCTGGCCCGCGACACCGGGTTCGACGCGGCGGCATGA
- the mscL gene encoding large conductance mechanosensitive channel protein MscL translates to MSEKKEPGILEGFKAFLMRGNVVDLAVAVVIGAAFTNIVNAVVKGIINPVVGAIGTQNLDHYSTCLSSTCKGTDGIMLMWGSVLGATLQFVITAAVVYFLMVLPMAKYLARVEARKKAKEGTPEVIAIPEQSEVDVLREIRDALVAQRGSGHDAR, encoded by the coding sequence GTGAGCGAGAAGAAGGAACCGGGCATCTTGGAGGGCTTCAAAGCCTTCCTGATGCGCGGCAACGTCGTCGATCTGGCAGTCGCGGTGGTCATCGGCGCCGCCTTCACGAACATCGTGAACGCGGTCGTCAAGGGCATCATCAACCCGGTGGTCGGCGCGATCGGCACGCAGAACCTCGACCACTACAGCACCTGCCTGAGCTCGACCTGCAAGGGCACCGACGGCATCATGCTGATGTGGGGCTCGGTCCTCGGCGCCACGCTCCAGTTCGTGATCACCGCCGCGGTGGTCTACTTCCTGATGGTCCTGCCGATGGCGAAGTACCTGGCCCGGGTCGAGGCCCGCAAGAAGGCCAAGGAGGGGACGCCCGAGGTCATCGCGATTCCCGAGCAGAGCGAGGTGGACGTCCTCAGGGAGATCCGCGACGCCCTGGTCGCGCAGCGCGGCTCGGGCCACGACGCCCGCTAG
- a CDS encoding P1 family peptidase has product MTVDALTDVAGVRVGHATRTGDGGLTGTTVVLAPEGGMVAAVDVRGGGPGTKETDALDPRNVVRRIDAIVLTGGSAYGLDAASGVMAWLEERGRGVRVGPDPAHVVPVVPAACVFDLGRGGDFRTRPDADLGRAAVEAAAASAPGVPVDEGCVGAGTGAVVGALKGGVGTASTVLDSGITVAALVVANAAGSALDLETGVLYGELFQGRVRYPEAGVHAVARERLAEAAARNTPPPLNTTLAVVATDAELTKAQAQKVAGTAHDGIARAVRPVHLMNDGDTVFALATGARPLDAGDPLALNGILAAGADLVTRAIVRAVRAAEPVDGPGGSWPSYRELYGGR; this is encoded by the coding sequence ATGACAGTTGACGCGCTGACGGATGTCGCCGGCGTCCGGGTGGGACACGCGACCCGCACCGGCGACGGCGGCCTCACCGGCACCACGGTCGTGCTGGCTCCGGAGGGCGGGATGGTCGCCGCCGTGGACGTGCGCGGCGGAGGTCCCGGCACCAAGGAGACCGACGCCCTCGACCCGCGCAACGTGGTGCGCCGGATCGACGCGATCGTCCTCACGGGCGGCAGCGCCTACGGGCTCGACGCCGCCTCCGGTGTGATGGCGTGGCTGGAGGAACGGGGACGCGGGGTGCGGGTCGGCCCGGATCCCGCGCACGTCGTCCCGGTGGTCCCCGCGGCCTGCGTCTTCGACCTGGGGCGCGGCGGCGACTTCCGGACGCGGCCGGACGCGGACCTGGGACGTGCGGCCGTCGAGGCGGCCGCGGCGAGCGCACCGGGCGTGCCGGTGGACGAGGGCTGCGTGGGGGCCGGCACGGGCGCCGTGGTAGGGGCGCTCAAGGGCGGCGTCGGGACCGCGAGCACCGTCCTCGACTCGGGGATCACGGTGGCCGCGCTGGTGGTCGCCAACGCGGCGGGATCGGCGCTGGACCTCGAAACAGGCGTGCTGTACGGGGAGTTGTTCCAGGGGCGCGTGCGCTACCCGGAGGCCGGTGTCCACGCGGTGGCGCGTGAGCGGCTGGCCGAGGCCGCCGCGAGGAACACCCCGCCACCGCTCAACACCACGCTCGCGGTGGTCGCCACCGACGCGGAACTGACGAAGGCACAGGCGCAGAAGGTGGCCGGCACCGCACACGACGGCATCGCGCGCGCCGTACGTCCGGTGCACCTGATGAACGACGGGGACACCGTGTTCGCGCTGGCCACGGGTGCCCGCCCGCTCGACGCCGGGGACCCGCTCGCGCTCAACGGGATCCTCGCGGCCGGCGCGGACCTGGTGACCCGCGCGATCGTCCGCGCGGTGCGCGCCGCCGAGCCGGTGGACGGACCGGGCGGATCATGGCCGTCGTACAGGGAGTTGTACGGCGGCCGATAA
- a CDS encoding GNAT family N-acetyltransferase: protein MPSERTEVQVRPGIESDLAALTDLYNHYVRETPITFDTAPFAPEERRPWLLSHPEDGPHRLMVARDADSGDVLGYATSSPYRAKAAYGTSVETTVYVAPHAGRRGVGTLLYKALFEALAGEDLHRAYAGIAQPNEASTRLHERFGFRYVGTYREVGRKFGRYWDVAWYEKEL from the coding sequence ATGCCGTCAGAGCGGACAGAGGTGCAGGTCAGGCCGGGGATCGAGAGCGACCTGGCGGCCCTGACGGACCTCTACAACCACTACGTGCGCGAGACGCCGATCACCTTCGACACGGCCCCTTTCGCGCCGGAAGAGCGCCGCCCCTGGCTGCTCTCCCACCCGGAAGACGGTCCCCACCGCCTGATGGTTGCCCGGGACGCGGACTCCGGGGACGTTCTGGGCTACGCGACCTCCAGTCCGTACCGCGCGAAGGCGGCGTACGGCACCTCCGTGGAGACGACGGTCTACGTCGCCCCGCATGCCGGTCGCCGGGGCGTCGGCACGCTTCTCTACAAGGCCCTCTTCGAGGCGCTGGCCGGCGAGGACCTGCACCGCGCCTATGCGGGCATCGCGCAGCCCAACGAGGCCTCGACGCGGCTGCACGAGCGGTTCGGCTTCCGGTACGTCGGCACGTACCGCGAGGTGGGCCGCAAGTTCGGCCGCTACTGGGACGTGGCCTGGTACGAGAAGGAGCTCTGA
- a CDS encoding S-methyl-5'-thioadenosine phosphorylase — protein sequence MANAEIGVIGGSGFYSFLDDVTEIQVDTPYGPPSDSLFLGEIAGRRVAFLPRHGRGHHLPPHRINYRANLWALRSLGVRQVLGPCAVGGLRPEYGPGTLLVPDQFVDRTKSRAQTYFDGLPLPDGTVPNVVHVSLADPYCPTGRAASLKAAHGRDWEPVDGGTLVVVEGPRFSTRAESLWHQAQGWSVVGMTGHPEAALARELELCYTSLTLVTDLDAGAETGEGVSHDEVLRVFSSNVDRLRGVLFDAVAALPDNAARDCLCTGALGGMDPGFVLP from the coding sequence ATGGCGAACGCAGAGATCGGCGTAATCGGCGGCTCGGGCTTCTACTCGTTCCTGGACGACGTGACCGAGATCCAGGTGGACACCCCCTACGGGCCGCCCAGCGACTCCCTCTTCCTCGGCGAGATCGCGGGCCGGCGGGTCGCCTTCCTGCCCCGGCACGGACGCGGCCACCACCTGCCGCCGCACCGCATCAACTACCGGGCCAATCTCTGGGCGCTGCGCTCCCTCGGCGTCCGCCAGGTCCTCGGCCCCTGCGCGGTGGGCGGTCTGCGCCCCGAGTACGGGCCGGGCACCCTGCTCGTACCGGACCAGTTCGTGGACCGTACGAAGTCCCGCGCGCAGACGTACTTCGACGGGCTGCCGCTGCCCGACGGCACCGTGCCGAACGTGGTGCACGTGTCGCTGGCCGACCCCTACTGCCCTACCGGCCGGGCCGCCTCGCTGAAGGCGGCGCACGGCCGGGACTGGGAGCCCGTGGACGGCGGCACGCTGGTCGTGGTCGAGGGGCCGCGCTTCTCCACCCGCGCCGAGTCCCTGTGGCACCAGGCGCAGGGCTGGTCGGTGGTCGGCATGACCGGCCACCCCGAGGCGGCGCTCGCCCGTGAACTGGAGCTCTGCTACACGTCGTTGACCCTGGTCACCGATCTCGACGCGGGCGCGGAGACCGGCGAGGGCGTCTCGCACGACGAGGTGCTGCGGGTCTTCTCCTCCAACGTGGACCGGCTGCGCGGCGTGCTGTTCGACGCGGTGGCGGCGCTGCCGGACAACGCGGCACGGGACTGCCTGTGCACGGGCGCGCTCGGGGGAATGGATCCGGGGTTCGTGCTGCCGTAG